One window of Salegentibacter sp. Hel_I_6 genomic DNA carries:
- a CDS encoding 3-oxoacyl-ACP synthase III family protein encodes MNIKITGTGSYIPKVITANADFDNHEFYNLDGTGFPQDNKTTIAKFKAITGIEERRYLEENLNTSDMAVIAAQKALEDAGTDPETLDYIIVAHNYGDVKHESIQSDTVPSIATRVKYHLRIKNPKCVGYDVLFGCPGWIEGMIQAQAFIKAGMAKKCLVIGAEALSRVVDKHDRDSMIFSDGAGAVVLEETEEEGGILAHESGTYAFNEANYIYFGKSNRTEAPDDLRYIKMNGRKIYEFALMHVPGAMKICLENSGKDIKDLKKIFIHQANEKMDEAIIKRFYKLHKEEVPDRVMPMTIQELGNSSVATVPTLYDLVVRNKIADQHLEKGDVIMFASVGAGMNVNAIVYQY; translated from the coding sequence ATGAATATTAAAATTACCGGCACAGGTAGTTATATCCCCAAAGTTATAACCGCAAATGCTGACTTTGACAATCATGAATTCTACAATCTTGACGGAACAGGTTTTCCGCAGGATAATAAGACAACAATTGCTAAGTTTAAAGCTATTACAGGAATTGAAGAAAGGCGCTATTTGGAGGAAAATTTAAATACTTCAGATATGGCTGTAATTGCTGCCCAAAAAGCTTTGGAAGATGCAGGAACAGATCCTGAAACTTTAGATTATATTATTGTAGCTCACAATTATGGAGATGTTAAACACGAAAGTATTCAGAGCGATACTGTACCAAGTATAGCCACCAGAGTTAAATATCATTTACGCATTAAAAACCCAAAATGTGTGGGTTATGATGTGCTTTTTGGATGTCCCGGCTGGATTGAAGGTATGATACAGGCACAGGCATTTATTAAAGCTGGAATGGCAAAAAAATGTTTGGTAATTGGAGCTGAAGCTTTATCTCGAGTGGTAGATAAACACGACCGTGATTCTATGATTTTTTCTGATGGCGCCGGTGCCGTGGTTTTAGAAGAAACAGAAGAAGAAGGGGGAATTCTCGCTCACGAATCTGGTACTTATGCTTTTAATGAAGCCAATTATATTTATTTTGGAAAATCTAACCGGACTGAAGCTCCAGACGATTTACGCTATATTAAAATGAACGGACGCAAGATCTATGAATTTGCCCTAATGCACGTTCCCGGGGCGATGAAAATCTGCCTGGAAAATAGCGGAAAGGATATAAAAGACCTCAAAAAGATCTTTATTCACCAGGCCAACGAGAAGATGGACGAAGCGATTATAAAACGCTTTTACAAACTTCATAAAGAGGAAGTGCCAGACAGGGTAATGCCAATGACCATCCAGGAATTAGGAAATAGCAGTGTGGCTACAGTACCCACTCTTTACGATCTTGTGGTAAGAAATAAAATTGCCGATCAGCATCTTGAGAAAGGAGATGTAATCATGTTCGCCAGCGTTGGGGCCGGGATGAATGTGAATGCGATTGTTTACCAATATTAA